One window of the Chryseobacterium camelliae genome contains the following:
- a CDS encoding DUF4349 domain-containing protein: MKTIQLSLASVLLLGLYSCKKGEAVGKVYEASATADSAAALTSDSISSVAIMNVKDKQFVKTADINMEVQDVYETTISIEKTVQEMGGFVTNSNLQSSVLSEETYNTSDKDAMLVKKYQTENSMKVRIPTHNLGEFLSLINQKKLFLNSRSITAEDVTAGIQYAALERKRMKTTADHISGLKSSKDKVKLSDENMSEDNIQQLGNMDITDRLKYSTVDIFIKEPKLRISEVAITNTAHTDNKYRISFIYSIKNAFAEGYYLIQEIVVLLVTIWPLWMIALLIFVFIKRRRTAGKTRKTVSE; encoded by the coding sequence ATGAAAACCATTCAGCTATCGCTGGCTTCCGTTCTGTTATTAGGCTTGTATTCCTGTAAAAAGGGAGAAGCAGTAGGCAAAGTTTATGAAGCTTCCGCCACAGCAGACTCTGCCGCTGCACTTACTTCAGACAGCATTTCCTCTGTGGCAATCATGAACGTAAAGGATAAGCAGTTCGTAAAAACCGCAGACATTAATATGGAAGTACAGGATGTATACGAGACTACCATTTCCATAGAAAAAACCGTACAGGAGATGGGCGGATTTGTAACCAACAGTAATTTACAGAGTTCAGTATTATCAGAAGAAACGTACAACACTTCCGATAAGGATGCCATGCTCGTTAAAAAATACCAGACGGAAAATTCAATGAAAGTACGCATTCCGACCCATAATTTAGGAGAGTTCCTGTCGCTGATCAACCAGAAGAAACTGTTCCTGAATTCAAGAAGCATCACTGCCGAAGATGTTACCGCGGGAATACAGTATGCTGCTCTTGAAAGAAAAAGGATGAAGACTACTGCCGACCATATTTCCGGACTCAAAAGCAGTAAAGATAAAGTGAAGCTCAGTGACGAGAATATGTCTGAGGACAATATCCAACAGCTGGGCAATATGGATATCACAGACCGCCTTAAGTACAGTACGGTTGATATCTTCATTAAAGAGCCCAAGCTCCGGATTTCAGAAGTTGCCATTACCAATACAGCCCATACTGACAATAAATACAGGATCAGTTTTATTTACAGCATAAAAAATGCCTTTGCGGAAGGCTATTATCTGATCCAGGAAATCGTCGTACTGCTGGTAACCATCTGGCCACTATGGATGATCGCTCTACTTATTTTTGTCTTTATAAAAAGAAGAAGAACTGCCGGAAAAACACGGAAAACGGTTTCTGAGTAA
- the lon gene encoding endopeptidase La — MTEFEDISLEEMINDGFDIVAEEINLSDFSETDQDSEQKIFPILPVRNMVMFPNVVIPITAGRKNSIQLLEEAQANGSMIGIVSQKNSDVEQPHEKDIFQVGTLAKIIKIIKLPEGNITAITKGFYRFKIRKMIEKQPYFKAEITRLKDTKAKNTEQYEALLENIKDLALKIIELDPNIPNAANFAIKNITNNDDLLNFICTNANFPSSEKQKLLEEKNLMDRAKKSYEMMHEDFRKLELRNQIHQKTSKDLDKQQREYFLNQQIRTIQEELGGGPENDAEELIKKAESKTWSPEVEEHFQKEIARLQRQNPNSPDYNVQRNYLDFFTDLPWETYTKDLFDIAKAEKVLDKAHFGLEDIKKRILEHMAVLKLKNNMKSPILLLSGPPGVGKTSLGKSVADALGRKYVRLSLGGLHDESEIRGHRKTYIGAMAGRILQSIKKAGTSNPVIVLDEIDKVGQGIHGDPSSALLEVLDPEQNKSFYDNFLEMGYDLSKVMFIATANSLSTIQTPLLDRMETIQIAGYTLEEKIEIAKRHLIKKQQHENGLDVKSFKLGYDELKHIIEAHTSESGVRTLEKRIAAVARWVALQTALLKEHNPKISIDKIDEILGVPRPKSLSEITGVPGVVTGLAWTSVGGDILYIESILSNGKGNLTMTGNLGTVMKESATIALEYIKARHEDLGIPQDDLDKKNIHVHVPEGATPKDGPSAGIAMLTSMVSSYKNKKVKPHLAMTGEITLRGKVLPVGGIKEKLLAATRAGIQDVILCDANRKDVEEIKKDYLKNLKVHYVSRMEEVIEIAIEP; from the coding sequence ATGACAGAATTTGAAGATATAAGTTTAGAAGAAATGATCAATGACGGATTTGATATTGTGGCTGAAGAAATCAATCTTTCCGACTTTTCGGAAACAGATCAGGACTCCGAACAGAAAATATTTCCCATCCTGCCGGTAAGGAATATGGTGATGTTCCCCAATGTGGTGATTCCCATTACTGCCGGAAGAAAGAATTCAATTCAGCTGCTGGAAGAAGCACAGGCCAACGGCAGTATGATCGGTATTGTAAGCCAGAAGAATTCGGATGTGGAACAGCCTCATGAAAAAGATATTTTTCAGGTGGGCACACTGGCGAAAATCATTAAAATCATCAAGCTTCCTGAAGGAAATATCACCGCTATTACCAAGGGATTTTACCGCTTCAAAATCAGGAAAATGATTGAGAAGCAGCCTTATTTCAAAGCTGAAATCACACGCCTGAAAGATACGAAGGCCAAAAATACAGAGCAGTACGAAGCGCTGCTCGAAAACATCAAAGATCTTGCCTTGAAGATCATAGAGCTGGATCCTAACATTCCTAATGCGGCCAATTTCGCTATCAAGAACATCACTAACAATGATGACCTGCTGAATTTCATCTGCACGAATGCCAATTTCCCTTCATCTGAAAAGCAAAAACTGCTGGAGGAGAAAAACCTGATGGACAGGGCAAAAAAGTCCTATGAAATGATGCATGAAGATTTCAGGAAACTGGAACTCAGGAATCAGATCCATCAGAAAACTTCCAAAGACCTGGATAAGCAGCAGAGAGAATATTTCCTCAACCAGCAGATCCGGACCATCCAGGAAGAACTGGGCGGCGGACCCGAGAATGATGCAGAGGAACTGATTAAAAAAGCTGAAAGCAAGACCTGGTCTCCGGAAGTAGAAGAGCATTTCCAGAAAGAAATTGCCCGCCTGCAACGCCAGAATCCCAACTCACCGGATTATAATGTCCAGCGGAACTACCTGGATTTCTTTACGGACCTCCCGTGGGAAACCTATACTAAAGACCTTTTTGATATTGCCAAAGCAGAAAAAGTTTTGGATAAAGCTCATTTCGGCCTGGAAGACATAAAAAAAAGGATCCTTGAGCACATGGCGGTGCTGAAGCTGAAAAACAATATGAAATCCCCTATCCTCCTGTTATCCGGGCCTCCGGGAGTAGGAAAGACATCTTTGGGGAAATCTGTAGCCGATGCTTTAGGAAGAAAATATGTTCGCCTGTCCTTAGGCGGCCTTCATGACGAAAGCGAGATCCGCGGACACAGGAAAACCTATATCGGTGCTATGGCAGGCCGGATCCTGCAATCAATTAAGAAAGCGGGAACCTCAAATCCGGTGATTGTCCTGGATGAAATTGACAAGGTTGGGCAGGGAATCCACGGTGACCCGAGTTCTGCGCTTCTTGAAGTCCTTGATCCTGAACAGAATAAATCTTTCTACGACAATTTCCTGGAAATGGGTTATGACCTGTCCAAGGTAATGTTCATTGCTACAGCCAATTCATTATCTACCATTCAGACTCCGCTTCTGGACCGTATGGAGACCATCCAGATTGCCGGTTATACCCTGGAAGAAAAAATTGAAATTGCCAAAAGACACCTTATTAAAAAACAACAGCATGAGAACGGCCTGGATGTTAAATCATTCAAGCTGGGCTATGACGAGCTAAAACATATTATTGAAGCCCACACTTCTGAAAGCGGCGTGAGAACCCTTGAAAAAAGAATTGCTGCCGTAGCGCGCTGGGTAGCATTGCAAACGGCACTCCTTAAAGAGCATAACCCGAAAATTTCAATTGATAAGATTGATGAAATCCTCGGCGTTCCGCGACCGAAAAGCCTGTCGGAAATCACCGGCGTTCCCGGTGTGGTAACCGGACTGGCCTGGACGAGTGTAGGCGGTGACATCCTTTATATAGAAAGTATCCTGAGCAACGGAAAAGGAAACCTTACCATGACCGGAAACTTGGGAACCGTTATGAAAGAATCGGCTACGATTGCCCTTGAATATATCAAGGCAAGGCATGAAGACCTGGGCATTCCGCAGGATGACCTGGATAAGAAAAACATCCACGTACACGTTCCTGAAGGTGCTACCCCAAAGGACGGTCCTTCTGCAGGGATTGCCATGCTGACGTCTATGGTTTCTTCCTATAAAAATAAAAAGGTAAAACCACACCTGGCTATGACCGGTGAGATTACCCTCCGTGGCAAAGTACTTCCGGTAGGCGGAATCAAGGAAAAACTGCTGGCTGCCACAAGGGCAGGAATACAGGACGTTATTCTGTGCGATGCCAACAGGAAAGATGTGGAAGAAATCAAAAAAGATTACCTCAAAAACCTGAAAGTACACTATGTAAGCCGCATGGAAGAGGTGATTGAAATTGCTATTGAACCTTAA
- a CDS encoding acyl-CoA dehydrogenase family protein produces the protein MSNTFSKIRNAIELFRSIDFDQLSTISQKVNLPKLMENFSRLDDKQLSGLMKMLDPNKKKKELPPIDGDFYDIYHTLTPEQREIQLKVRAFMEKEVKPLVNHYWLRDEFPHELIPKFQKLDICGVTYEGYGCPGMPFLMEGVIAMEMARVDASIATFFGVQSGLAMGSIYICGSEEQKQKWLPQMQKFEKIGAFGLTEPEVGSGAAGGLTVTCKRTPEGWMLNGQKKWIGNATFADLVIIWARDLDDGEVKGFIVEKDNPGYSVEKIKGKMALRIVQNGLITLKDCLVTEENRLQNANSFKDTGKVLRMTRAGVAWMATGCARGAYESALDYTRKREQFGKPIASFQMIQGHLVEMLSNLTAMQTMVFRLSEMQDEGILKDEHASLAKVFCTLRTRDIVSRAREVLGGNGILLEYDVARFVADAEAIYSYEGTKEINSLIVGRSITGFSAFV, from the coding sequence ATGTCAAATACCTTTTCGAAAATCAGAAACGCAATAGAATTATTCAGGTCCATAGATTTCGACCAGCTGAGCACCATCTCACAGAAGGTCAATCTGCCGAAGCTGATGGAGAATTTCTCCAGGCTTGACGATAAGCAGCTCAGCGGACTTATGAAAATGCTTGATCCCAATAAAAAGAAAAAAGAGCTTCCACCCATTGATGGTGACTTCTATGATATCTACCATACATTAACACCGGAGCAAAGGGAAATCCAGCTCAAAGTGAGGGCATTCATGGAAAAGGAAGTGAAACCTCTGGTGAACCATTACTGGCTAAGGGATGAATTTCCCCATGAGCTGATCCCGAAGTTTCAAAAGCTGGACATCTGTGGTGTAACCTATGAAGGATACGGCTGTCCCGGGATGCCGTTCCTGATGGAAGGAGTGATTGCCATGGAAATGGCCAGAGTGGATGCTTCCATAGCTACTTTCTTTGGGGTACAGTCCGGCCTGGCGATGGGTTCCATTTATATTTGCGGTTCGGAAGAGCAGAAGCAGAAATGGCTGCCGCAGATGCAGAAATTTGAGAAAATCGGAGCCTTCGGGCTAACTGAGCCTGAAGTAGGTTCAGGGGCAGCAGGCGGACTTACCGTTACCTGCAAAAGAACGCCGGAAGGATGGATGCTCAACGGACAGAAAAAGTGGATCGGGAACGCAACATTTGCAGACCTGGTCATCATCTGGGCAAGGGACCTGGATGACGGTGAGGTGAAAGGATTTATTGTAGAAAAAGATAATCCCGGCTATTCCGTAGAAAAAATCAAAGGTAAAATGGCACTCAGGATCGTCCAGAACGGCTTGATCACCCTGAAAGACTGCCTGGTCACAGAGGAAAACCGTTTACAGAACGCCAATTCGTTTAAAGACACCGGAAAAGTACTGCGGATGACCAGGGCAGGAGTGGCCTGGATGGCTACAGGCTGTGCAAGAGGAGCCTATGAAAGCGCTCTGGATTACACCCGGAAAAGGGAACAGTTCGGGAAGCCGATCGCCTCTTTCCAGATGATACAGGGCCATCTTGTGGAGATGCTGTCCAATCTTACGGCTATGCAAACGATGGTATTCAGGCTTTCTGAGATGCAGGATGAAGGCATTTTAAAAGATGAACATGCTTCCCTGGCAAAAGTATTCTGTACCCTGAGGACCCGTGATATCGTTTCCAGGGCAAGAGAGGTCCTGGGCGGAAACGGAATTCTCCTTGAATATGATGTGGCAAGGTTTGTGGCAGATGCCGAAGCTATTTACTCTTACGAAGGTACGAAAGAAATCAATTCTTTAATTGTCGGAAGATCAATTACCGGTTTCAGCGCGTTTGTTTAA
- a CDS encoding AI-2E family transporter: MNYFKLPFLLKLTLVVISVIGLGYLLALGQSIIAPFFLAFLMAMLFLPLATFLETKLRFPRSLSTITAVLLMLIILTGLIYFFGSQLSSFSKDLPRLRMQSNTVFNDLQRWVSKTFHVKIKEQLDYIDQGLSKLLSSSGVILGFTFGIFSTGIGFILFFILFFIFILNYRRVLNNFILTVFNEKHKASVQEAVTEIRIMTKKYIIGLCLQIVIVSTLTGIALSIIGVQYAILLAVLTGLLNVIPYLGIFISLFISCFIAFATGTPSTCIYVVIGYIAVHIIDGNIILPFVVGSKVKINALFSFLGILVGEHLWGIAGMFLCIPAIAILKIIFEKIEGLQPWGRLLGEDEKPDKKKKTYKISKNITLKEMD, from the coding sequence ATGAATTATTTTAAACTCCCTTTTCTCCTCAAGCTTACGCTTGTCGTTATCTCTGTTATAGGCCTCGGTTACCTACTGGCTTTAGGCCAGAGCATCATCGCTCCTTTTTTCCTTGCTTTCCTCATGGCCATGCTTTTTCTGCCTCTGGCGACCTTTCTGGAAACAAAGCTGAGATTTCCCCGGTCATTATCTACCATAACTGCTGTTTTACTGATGCTGATCATCCTTACGGGGCTGATTTATTTCTTCGGATCGCAGCTCTCCAGTTTCAGCAAAGACCTGCCTCGCTTACGGATGCAGTCCAATACTGTATTCAACGACCTTCAGCGCTGGGTTTCCAAGACATTCCATGTAAAAATCAAGGAACAGCTGGATTATATCGACCAGGGACTGAGTAAACTGCTCTCATCTTCAGGGGTCATCCTGGGGTTTACATTCGGGATATTCTCTACCGGCATCGGCTTCATCCTGTTCTTCATCCTGTTCTTTATTTTTATCCTGAATTACAGAAGGGTGCTGAACAATTTTATCTTGACAGTCTTCAATGAAAAACATAAAGCCAGCGTACAGGAAGCTGTCACTGAAATCCGGATCATGACCAAGAAATACATCATCGGATTATGTCTTCAGATTGTTATTGTATCAACTCTAACGGGAATTGCACTTTCCATAATCGGTGTACAATATGCTATTTTGCTTGCCGTCCTCACCGGATTGCTGAATGTTATCCCTTATTTAGGTATCTTCATTTCGCTGTTTATTTCATGCTTTATCGCTTTTGCCACAGGTACCCCTTCCACATGCATTTATGTCGTTATCGGATATATTGCAGTACATATTATCGACGGAAACATCATCCTGCCATTCGTGGTGGGGTCTAAGGTGAAAATCAATGCCCTGTTCTCATTCCTGGGTATTCTTGTCGGAGAACATTTATGGGGAATTGCAGGAATGTTCCTCTGCATTCCGGCTATCGCCATCCTTAAGATCATATTTGAAAAAATTGAAGGCCTGCAGCCATGGGGAAGATTGCTGGGAGAAGATGAAAAGCCCGATAAGAAGAAAAAAACCTATAAGATTTCAAAAAATATTACCTTGAAGGAGATGGATTGA
- a CDS encoding bacteriocin-like protein produces the protein MLKNLKKLNRYDLKEINGGKEICDIGPEGCPCKIPPGHPCLAGGGGPGDPGNPVGYCPDSQAYIPCDQNCPNGTQPLCA, from the coding sequence ATGTTGAAAAATCTTAAGAAATTGAATCGTTATGATTTAAAAGAAATTAATGGTGGTAAGGAAATTTGTGATATTGGTCCTGAAGGGTGTCCTTGCAAAATCCCACCTGGTCATCCTTGCTTAGCAGGAGGTGGTGGTCCTGGTGATCCTGGAAATCCGGTTGGGTACTGTCCGGACAGTCAAGCTTACATACCTTGTGACCAAAATTGTCCAAACGGAACACAACCACTTTGTGCATAA
- a CDS encoding SurA N-terminal domain-containing protein, with protein sequence MAILGQIRNRPWLLMGVIALALLAFLVNPDSIDKVFGKNPDVLGKVNGDKITREEFNDQLFVLQQQAEQQGQPKNGLEEQAWQLLVQSKLVKQQFEKMGFEMTDDYFWNQIQYDQMFAQNKQLFDEKGNFKTQELKKQIEEIKATNPDAYNQWLKTRKSIEYRLMARQVFANVSTGITTGKKEAEELMRERDQMADIDFVKIDYTSYLQKNNIKVTTADLADYIKQHPVMFKTEASRNLGIVYFPSKPSAADDAAAQKEINKLFSGGTDASGGKENFQNTTNDSLFVMANSDMPFTNQYFKPEQLPQTIQGPIATAAIGQTFGPYKEQNFYVVSKLIDKKTSDSTLSRHILIAFKGSPAGEGVTRTKEEAKKLADSIGAVVKANPAKFTEFLKLSNDPNSAAQGGSLGWTTPETPFVPEFLHYLANNPKGATGVVETQFGYHIINIEDKKPGAMAYKVANLVKAVKPSDATEADTDKKARRFIQQVQGKSFNDFVNIAKKGNYQFSNPKSAKRFDGQLQGLGTDKDADILAWAFDKKRSKGDTEFFTVDGTGDKIVVYLNGIQEKGTADPESVRDQIEVIVKNKLAAKQIAEKINAAKASNLDQVAKLFSATKQSAQVNLLNPSVAGAMEPKVAGAAFGVAKGKLSNPVEGGTGVYVVLKKNETVNKQPGDLKQFTEGITQRNAGMFGQAWLKSLQDNADIKDYRIEIWNKLGSQQQ encoded by the coding sequence ATGGCAATTTTAGGACAGATTAGGAACAGACCTTGGCTTTTGATGGGAGTAATTGCACTGGCGCTTTTAGCGTTCTTAGTGAACCCGGACAGCATCGATAAGGTTTTTGGTAAAAATCCTGATGTTTTAGGAAAAGTAAACGGCGATAAGATCACCCGCGAAGAGTTTAACGATCAGCTTTTTGTGCTTCAGCAGCAGGCAGAGCAGCAGGGCCAGCCTAAAAACGGTCTTGAAGAGCAGGCGTGGCAATTGCTGGTACAATCCAAACTGGTGAAGCAGCAGTTTGAGAAAATGGGCTTCGAAATGACGGATGATTATTTCTGGAACCAGATCCAGTACGATCAGATGTTTGCTCAGAACAAGCAGTTGTTTGACGAAAAAGGAAACTTTAAAACCCAGGAACTTAAAAAACAGATCGAGGAAATCAAGGCAACGAATCCTGATGCCTACAACCAGTGGCTGAAAACCAGAAAATCTATTGAATACAGATTGATGGCCAGACAGGTATTTGCTAATGTTTCCACAGGAATCACTACCGGAAAAAAAGAAGCTGAAGAACTGATGAGAGAAAGAGACCAGATGGCGGATATTGATTTTGTGAAAATCGATTACACCTCTTATCTTCAGAAAAACAATATCAAAGTAACCACAGCAGATCTTGCAGATTATATCAAGCAGCATCCTGTGATGTTCAAAACAGAAGCGAGCAGAAACCTCGGGATTGTTTATTTCCCTTCCAAGCCTAGTGCGGCAGATGATGCGGCAGCCCAGAAGGAAATCAACAAGCTGTTCTCAGGAGGAACCGATGCCAGCGGCGGTAAAGAGAATTTCCAGAATACAACCAATGATTCCCTTTTCGTAATGGCTAACTCGGATATGCCGTTTACTAACCAGTATTTTAAGCCTGAGCAACTGCCTCAGACGATCCAGGGACCTATCGCTACGGCGGCTATTGGCCAGACTTTCGGACCGTACAAGGAGCAGAATTTCTATGTGGTGTCCAAGCTTATCGATAAGAAAACTTCAGATTCCACTTTATCCAGACATATCCTGATCGCTTTCAAAGGAAGCCCTGCAGGAGAAGGGGTGACCAGAACCAAAGAGGAAGCTAAGAAATTAGCGGATTCTATCGGAGCTGTTGTAAAGGCTAATCCGGCTAAGTTCACGGAATTCCTTAAGCTTTCCAATGACCCTAACTCTGCTGCGCAGGGAGGAAGCCTTGGATGGACTACTCCTGAAACACCTTTCGTACCAGAATTCCTGCACTACCTGGCTAACAACCCTAAAGGAGCAACAGGCGTGGTAGAAACCCAGTTCGGATACCATATCATCAACATCGAAGATAAAAAGCCGGGAGCTATGGCATATAAAGTAGCCAACCTGGTAAAAGCGGTGAAGCCTTCTGATGCTACAGAAGCGGATACCGATAAGAAAGCAAGGAGATTCATCCAGCAGGTACAGGGCAAATCATTCAATGATTTTGTCAACATTGCTAAAAAAGGAAACTACCAGTTCTCCAATCCTAAGTCTGCAAAGAGATTTGACGGACAGCTTCAGGGCTTAGGGACAGATAAGGATGCGGACATCCTTGCCTGGGCATTTGATAAGAAAAGATCCAAAGGAGATACCGAATTCTTTACCGTAGACGGAACCGGAGATAAAATCGTGGTTTACCTGAACGGTATCCAGGAAAAAGGGACGGCTGATCCTGAGTCTGTAAGAGACCAGATCGAAGTCATTGTGAAAAACAAGCTGGCTGCAAAGCAGATTGCTGAAAAAATCAATGCCGCTAAAGCTTCCAACCTGGATCAGGTTGCCAAATTATTCTCTGCAACAAAACAGTCTGCACAGGTAAACCTTCTGAACCCTTCTGTAGCAGGAGCTATGGAACCTAAAGTAGCGGGAGCTGCCTTCGGTGTTGCGAAAGGAAAACTTTCCAATCCGGTTGAAGGAGGAACAGGAGTGTATGTTGTTCTTAAGAAGAATGAGACTGTAAACAAGCAGCCGGGAGACCTGAAACAGTTTACTGAGGGTATTACCCAGAGAAACGCAGGAATGTTCGGGCAGGCATGGTTAAAGAGCCTTCAGGATAACGCTGACATCAAAGATTACAGGATCGAAATCTGGAATAAACTGGGTTCTCAGCAACAATAA
- the pgi gene encoding glucose-6-phosphate isomerase: protein MLSKINPLQTESWKALTEHFENNDFDLRNLFQDNENRFEEFSIKKDNFLFDYSKNLIDARTKELLLNLAEECELKDAISKMFSGDRINETEGRAVLHTALRDFSEQEILVDGENIKPQIRRVLDHMKSFSESIISGQHKGFSGKEITDVVNIGIGGSDLGPVMVCSALKHFKTRLNVHFVSNVDGNHIAEVVKNLNPETTLFIIASKTFTTQETMTNANSAKDWFLQKGQQEDVSKHFVALSTNVEEVKKFGIAEENIFEFWDWVGGRYSLWSAIGLSIVLSVGYENFEQLLKGASDTDQHFRNTDFSENIPVLMGVLGIWYRNFYAATSYAILPYSQYLDRFAAYLQQGDMESNGKCVDRNGEFVEYETGPIIWGEPGTNGQHAFYQLIHQGTELIPADFIAYAKSPNKVSDHQDKLLANFFAQTEALAFGKTEEEVEAELRSSGKSDDEIDALLNYKVFHGNTPTNSILFNELTPFSLGQLIALYEHKIFVQGVIWNIFSFDQFGVELGKVLANKILPELESNEAVSSHDSSTNGLINYYKANK from the coding sequence ATGCTGTCAAAAATAAATCCTCTTCAGACGGAAAGCTGGAAAGCACTAACGGAACATTTTGAAAACAATGATTTTGACCTGAGAAACCTCTTCCAGGATAATGAAAACCGTTTTGAAGAATTTTCCATCAAGAAAGACAATTTCCTGTTCGACTATTCCAAAAACCTTATCGATGCAAGAACAAAAGAATTACTGCTTAATCTTGCAGAAGAATGCGAACTGAAAGATGCCATTTCCAAAATGTTTTCCGGTGACAGGATCAATGAAACGGAAGGAAGGGCGGTTCTCCATACGGCATTAAGGGATTTTTCCGAGCAGGAGATCCTGGTTGACGGTGAAAATATAAAACCGCAGATCAGAAGAGTCCTGGACCACATGAAATCTTTCTCCGAAAGCATTATTTCCGGACAGCATAAAGGTTTCAGCGGAAAAGAAATTACCGATGTGGTGAATATCGGGATCGGCGGCTCAGACCTGGGCCCGGTAATGGTATGTTCGGCACTGAAGCATTTCAAGACCAGGTTAAACGTTCATTTCGTTTCCAACGTTGACGGCAACCACATCGCTGAAGTGGTGAAGAATCTTAACCCTGAAACGACTTTATTCATCATTGCTTCCAAAACGTTTACCACACAGGAAACGATGACGAATGCCAATTCTGCCAAGGACTGGTTCCTTCAGAAAGGGCAGCAGGAAGATGTGTCGAAACATTTCGTGGCATTATCCACCAATGTGGAAGAAGTTAAAAAATTCGGGATCGCAGAAGAAAACATCTTTGAATTCTGGGACTGGGTTGGCGGAAGATACTCTTTATGGAGTGCCATCGGACTGAGCATTGTGCTTTCAGTAGGATATGAAAACTTCGAGCAGCTTTTGAAGGGGGCTTCTGATACGGACCAGCACTTCCGTAATACGGATTTCTCCGAAAACATCCCTGTACTGATGGGAGTTTTAGGGATCTGGTATCGCAATTTTTATGCGGCGACCAGCTACGCCATCCTTCCGTATTCCCAATACCTGGACCGATTCGCCGCTTATCTTCAGCAGGGAGATATGGAAAGCAATGGAAAATGTGTAGACAGAAACGGTGAATTTGTAGAATACGAAACAGGACCGATCATCTGGGGTGAACCGGGAACAAACGGGCAGCATGCCTTTTATCAGCTGATCCACCAAGGAACAGAACTCATCCCTGCAGATTTTATCGCGTATGCCAAAAGCCCGAATAAAGTTTCTGACCACCAGGACAAACTTCTGGCGAACTTTTTTGCCCAGACGGAAGCCCTTGCTTTCGGAAAGACAGAAGAGGAAGTGGAAGCAGAACTCAGAAGTTCCGGTAAATCTGACGATGAAATCGATGCTTTGCTGAATTACAAGGTCTTCCACGGAAACACCCCTACCAACTCCATACTATTCAACGAATTAACTCCATTCTCTCTGGGTCAGCTGATCGCATTGTACGAGCATAAGATTTTCGTTCAGGGAGTGATCTGGAATATTTTCAGCTTTGACCAGTTCGGCGTGGAATTAGGGAAAGTGCTGGCCAATAAAATTTTACCGGAACTTGAAAGCAATGAGGCCGTTAGCTCTCATGATTCTTCAACCAACGGTTTAATTAACTATTATAAAGCAAATAAATAA
- a CDS encoding bifunctional 5,10-methylenetetrahydrofolate dehydrogenase/5,10-methenyltetrahydrofolate cyclohydrolase codes for MAEILDGLKVSKEIKAEIKAEVDKILDNKRRAPHLVAILVGNNGASKAYVNSKVKDCEEVGFQSSLVKFPSTVSEAELLEKIDELNKSKAVDGFIVQLPLPDQIDQEKIIKAIDPRKDVDGFHPENFGKMALEMDTFLPATPFGILTLLERYNIETKGKDCVIIGRSKIVGRPMSILMGRKDFPGNSTVTLTHSYTKDIEEYTKKADIVITALGDPHFLKGDMIKEGAVIVDVGITRVDDDSPKGYYLAGDVDFDSCAAKASWITPVPGGVGPMTRAMLMKNTILAYKTSVYND; via the coding sequence ATGGCAGAAATTCTTGACGGACTGAAAGTATCCAAAGAAATTAAAGCGGAAATTAAGGCAGAAGTAGATAAGATCCTTGACAATAAGAGAAGGGCACCGCACCTGGTGGCTATTCTTGTCGGGAACAATGGTGCCAGCAAAGCTTATGTAAACAGTAAGGTAAAAGACTGTGAGGAAGTAGGCTTCCAGTCAAGCCTGGTTAAATTCCCGAGCACCGTTTCAGAAGCTGAATTGCTGGAAAAGATCGATGAACTGAATAAATCCAAAGCAGTAGACGGGTTTATCGTTCAGCTGCCTCTACCGGATCAGATCGATCAGGAGAAAATCATCAAGGCTATCGACCCCAGAAAAGACGTTGACGGATTCCATCCGGAAAACTTCGGTAAAATGGCCCTTGAAATGGACACGTTCCTGCCGGCTACCCCATTCGGGATCTTAACCCTTCTGGAGCGGTACAATATTGAAACCAAAGGCAAAGACTGTGTGATTATCGGAAGAAGCAAGATTGTGGGAAGGCCGATGAGCATCCTGATGGGAAGAAAAGATTTCCCGGGGAACTCTACCGTTACCCTTACGCATTCTTACACAAAAGATATTGAAGAATATACCAAAAAAGCAGACATCGTGATTACCGCCCTCGGAGATCCTCATTTCCTGAAAGGAGATATGATTAAGGAAGGAGCCGTAATTGTGGATGTAGGAATTACCAGAGTAGATGACGATTCTCCGAAAGGCTATTACCTTGCAGGAGATGTGGATTTCGACAGCTGTGCTGCAAAAGCCAGCTGGATCACGCCTGTTCCGGGAGGAGTGGGACCGATGACCAGAGCCATGCTGATGAAAAACACCATCCTCGCCTATAAGACTTCAGTCTATAACGACTAA